The genomic interval TCCGGTCGTCGCCTCCGGCTCCCCATTCAAAAAGCAATATTCTGTTCACCTTGTTTGGTTTCATGTGTGCTAATTTATAGAGGATTGGCTTTTAAAAAACTCATCTGATTAGAATCCTTGAATAAAATATTGTATATCTTTTAAAAAAAAGATATATTAAATTTAAATTTGATCAGAAATGGAGAATATTATTCATGAATCGAATAAATATTGATATACCCGATGAATCATTAATGGTATTAAATGAGGATGCTCATGAACTTTCCGAACAAATGAAACTATTAGCAGCAATTCATTTTTATAAATTCCATAAATTTACAATAAAACAAGCGGCTGATTTTGCCGGTAAATCCTTGTTATCCTTTATAACTGAACTTGGTAATAATAAAATTCCAATTATTGACTATAATCCACAGGATCTTGAGTCTGAATTGGAATCCTTTAAA from Candidatus Delongbacteria bacterium carries:
- a CDS encoding UPF0175 family protein, yielding MNRINIDIPDESLMVLNEDAHELSEQMKLLAAIHFYKFHKFTIKQAADFAGKSLLSFITELGNNKIPIIDYNPQDLESELESFK